The Stomoxys calcitrans chromosome 3, idStoCalc2.1, whole genome shotgun sequence genome includes a region encoding these proteins:
- the LOC106086575 gene encoding pre-mRNA-splicing factor CWC25 homolog, producing the protein MGGGDLNSKKSWHPHTLKNQEQVWKAEQAKALEEKKLNDLRKEIQEERDLEQLKRVGRENGVLDGNQGSDKKLDWMYKNSHDLINRDEYLLGRKVDKSFEVLQAEEQQKEKNTLVGVKQPLNHVEHECVPFSIRAYKNLQITEQVDLQRKFMEDPLMLIKQREMESRRKILENPVKLKELHRILKTDEKLRKVAKKSKKSKKSKKSKKKHKKRSKSSSSNSSKSESNNESDSDLDSKLAKKLKVGILDEEDILQKGINLNKLLDSKYEKISQELDKAARKKSRKRSQKSGNSDSSSESSGFELRKKTENKPKNTTRDREYKRRKDRSKTPTSASERAEYSRHQTSTRAARSPYRSTMYNTRSRSRSRKRAMKRTSRSHSRSMERRAIKNISFKTKDARSRSNSMSKYGHRSRSASSSHNRKDRTSMKNTRIFPRQTKSPRPIEKQFSRRSRSSSRHRTTRRVFRSHSRSREREHIKKNLHNTKHTARSRSNSMSKRRHTSRSRSRSYNRKDRKSTKQSRVTPCPSNSPEYRKKQSQVFASASTQRQSKLTDEEKQARLREMMSNAEWREEERSLAVRKHREEYAREEEQNKKLDFDKDFLNKEVKKAIANQTSVSSRLRANLNNIQRTSSAMNANFAKK; encoded by the exons ATGGGAGGTGGTGATTTG AATTCAAAAAAATCATGGCATCCTCACACGTTGAAAAATCAGGAGCAAGTTTGGAAAGCCGAACAGGCGAAAGCACTTGAAGAGAAAAAACTTAACGACTTGCGAAAAGAAATTCAGGAAGAAAGGGACCTTGAGCAACTCAAAAGAGTCGGGCGGGAGAATGGTGTTTTAGACGGCAACCAAGGAAGCGACAAAAAGTTGGATTGGATGTATAAAA ATAGCCATGATCTCATAAATAGAGATGAATATTTATTAGGTCGTAAAGTTGATAAGTCTTTCGAAGTACTTCAAGCTGAAGAACAGCAAAAAGAGAAAAACACCCTTGTTGGTGTTAAGCAACCTTTGAATCATGTGGAACATGAATGTGTACCTTTTTCCATTAGGGCATACAAAAACCTTCAAATAACAGAACAAGTAGATCTTCAGCGCAAATTTATGGAAGATCCCTTAATGCTGATCAAACAACGAGAAATGGAATCTAGACGAAAAATACTTGAGAATCCAGTAAAATTGAAAGAGCTGCATCGTATATTAAAAACAGATGAGAAGCTTAGAAAAGTGGCAAAAAAGtccaaaaaatctaaaaagagTAAAAAGTCTAAAAAGAAGCACAAAAAAAGAAGCAAATCCTCCTCGTCTAattcatctaaatctgaatcaaaTAATGAAAGTGACTCTGATCTTGATAGCAAATTAGCAAAAAAGCTTAAAGTAGGCATATTAGACGAAGAAGACATTTTGCAAAAGGGTATTAACCTAAATAAACTCTTGGATTCAAAATATGAGAAAATATCTCAAGAGTTAGACAAAGCTGCTCGCAAAAAATCTCGCAAAAGATCACAAAAAAGTGGAAATAGTGATAGCAGTTCTGAAAGTTCTGGCTTTGAATTGAGAAAGAAAActgaaaataaaccgaaaaACACAACACGAGATAGAGAATATAAAAGACGAAAAGATAGATCCAAAACACCCACATCTGCATCGGAACGAGCAGAATACAGTAGACACCAAACTAGCACAAGAGCTGCAAGGTCGCCATATCGTAGCACAATGTACAACACAAGGTCTAGATCTAGATCCAGAAAGAGAGCAATGAAAAGAACTTCGAGATCACATTCTCGATCTATGGAAAGAAGagccataaaaaatatatctttTAAAACAAAAGACGCGAGATCGAGATCCAATTCAATGAGTAAATATGGACACAGATCTAGGTCGGCATCAAGTTCACACAATCGGAAAGATCGAACTTCTATGAAAAATACAAGAATATTCCCGCGACAAACTAAATCACCGCGACCTATCGAAAAGCAATTCAGTAGAAGGTCTAGATCTAGTTCCAGACACAGAACCACTAGAAGAGTTTTCAGATCACACTCTCGTTCTAGAGAAAGAGAACACATTAAAAAGAATTTACATAATACGAAACATACAGCGAGATCTAGATCTAACTCTATGAGTAAACGTAGACACACATCTAGATCCCGTTCGCGCTCATACAATAGAAAAGATCGCAAATCTACAAAACAATCAAGGGTCACACCATGCCCTTCAAATTCGCCGGAATACAGGAAAAAACAATCCCAAGTATTCGCATCTGCTTCCACTCAACGACAAAGCAAACTCACAGATGAGGAGAAACAAGCAAGACTTCGAGAAATGATGTCAAACGCAGAATGGAGGGAAGAAGAACGCTCGCTTGCAGTTCGAAAACATCGCGAGGAATATGCCCGCGAAGAggagcaaaataaaaaattggattttgatAAGGATTTTCTGaataaagaagtaaaaaaggcaATAGCCAACCAAACCTCGGTTAGCTCGCGTTTGCGAGCCAATCTCAATAACATACAGAGGACG
- the LOC106084056 gene encoding aspartate aminotransferase, mitochondrial produces the protein MANICVKTFLPTNRILGATTSTICSQRGKSWFDGVKMGPPDAILGITEAFKRDNNPKRINLGVGAYRDDNGNPWVLPSVYKAEQRVIAKKLNKEYATILGIPEFYNKAIELALGSDSQVLHEKRNSTTQGISGTGSLRIGSAFLSKFWDGNREVYVPNPTWGNHIPIFEHAGLPVKKYRYYDPNTCGLDFKGCLDDISKIPPRSIILLHACAHNPTGVDPTKEQWKELSKLIKEKNLFTFFDMAYQGFASGDIDHDAQAIRIFESEGHQYCLSQSFAKNMGLYGERAGAFTVACANKEEADRVTSQIKILIRALYSNPPIHGARLVSEILNDEQLRAEWLGDVKVMADRIIGVRSKLKDNLIKNGSKLSWDHITNQIGMFCYSGMKAEQVERLAKEFSIYLTKDGRISMAGVTTKNVEYLAKAIHEVTK, from the exons atGGCCAATATTTGCGTAAAAACATTTTTGCCGACAAATCGTATATTGGGTGCGACCACATCAACCATATGCAGTCAACGTGGAAA gTCATGGTTCGATGGAGTCAAGATGGGTCCCCCAGATGCCATTCTTGGCATTACCGAGGCTTTTAAGCGTGACAATAATCCTAAACGTATCAACTTAGGTGTTGGCGCCTACCGTGATGACAACGGTAATCCATGGGTGCTCCCAAGTGTATATAAG GCCGAACAACgtgttattgcaaaaaaattgaataaagagTATGCCACAATATTGGGTATTCCTGAATTCTATAATAAAGCCATTGAACTAGCTTTGGGCAGTGACTCACAAGTTCTGCATGAAAAACGCAATTCTACCACACAAGGCATAAGTGGAACGGGAAGTCTACGTATCGGTTCGGCGTTTTTGAGCAAATTCTGGGATGGAAATCGAGAGGTGTACGTTCCCAACCCTACATGGGGAAATCATATTCCAATTTTTGAGCACGCTGGTTTGCCTGTTAAGAAGTACCGTTATTATGACCCCAATACATGTGGTTTAGATTTCAAAGGATGCTTGGATGATATCAGT AAAATTCCTCCTAGATCAATTATACTGCTGCATGCCTGTGCCCATAATCCCACAGGAGTTGACCCCACAAAAGAACAATGGAAAGAGCTGTCTAAGTTAATTAAGGAAAAGAATTTGTTCACATTTTTCGATATGGCTTACCAAGGTTTTGCTTCTGGCGATATTGATCACGATGCGCAGGCAATCCGCATTTTCGAATCAGAGGGTCATCAGTACTGCCTTTCACAAAGTTTCGCCAAAAATATGGGTCTATACGGAGAACGTGCTGGCGCTTTCACTGTTGCATGTGCGAATAAGGAGGAAGCCGATCGTGTTACATCTCAAATCAAAATCTTAATTCGTGCTTTGTACTCAAATCCTCCAATTCACGGAGCCCGCTTGGTATCTGAAATCTTGAACGATGAACAATTACGTGCTGAGTGGTTGGGGGACGTCAAAGTTATGGCAGACCGTATTATCGGAGTACGCTCGAAATTAAAGGATAACTTAATCAAAAATGGATCCAAACTATCTTGGGATCATATCACCAACCAAATTGGCATGTTTTGCTACAGCGGAATGAAGGCCGAGCAAGTTGAAAGGTTGGCAAAAGAATTTAGCATTTACTTGACCAAAGACGGTCGAATTTCAATGGCTGGTGTAACAACCAAAAATGTAGAGTATTTGGCAAAGGCCATCCACGAAGTCACTAAGTAA